GAGAGGGTAGCAGGGTCGCCGTTATTCTGCCTTTAGTTTCGATTCGCTCCTGTATCTGGAGGGGCAGCGGGTATCGGGGAAGGCCTTTGCAAACACGCCGTGAACCCGTCCCTGGGGGGCTCGGCATTGCCATCCATGGCAATGCACGGTTTGCAAAGGCCTTCCCCGATACCCTCGGCAGACTCCTTGCGGGCCTCCACAGATACAGTATCAGACATTCAGGATTTTTAATCGGAGGAGTTTATGGGCCTGTTAATTGACGGCAAATGGCATGACCAGTGGTACGACACCGACAAGACCGGTGGCAAGTTTGAACGGGAGGCGGCCCGGTTCCGGAACTGGGTGACCGCCGATGGCTCACCGGGGCCGGATGGTGAAGGTGGTTTCAAGGCTGAGTCCGGGCGTTATCACCTTTATGTGTCCATGGCGTGCCCCTGGGCGCACCGGACGTTGATTTTCCGGAAGTTGAAAGGGCTGGAAAAGCACATTTCGGTGTCGGTGGTGCATCCGGATATGGTGGAAAATGGCTGGGAGTTCCGGCCGGACAGTGAGCAGCATCGGGATCACCTGCATGGGTTCCGGTTTCTGCACCAGGTTTACACCAAGGCTGCGCCCGAGTATTCCGGCCGGGTGACGGTGCCGACCTTGTGGGATAAAGAGAAGCAGACGATTGCGAGCAATGAGTCCGCGGAGATCATCCGGATGTTCAATTCGGCGTTCGACGGGCTTGAGGGCGTCCGGACGGATCTGGATTTCTATCCCGCCGCGTTGCAGGGCGAGATTGATGAGGTGAACGCCCGGGTTTATGACACGGTCAACAACGGTGTCTACAAAGCGGGCTTTGCCACCGCGCAGGACAGGTACGAGGAGGCCTATGAAGCGCTGTTCGAGTCTCTCGACTGGCTTGAGGCCCGACTGGCTGGTCAGCGCTATCTGGTCGGCGACCAGTTAACCGAGGCCGACTGGCGCCTGTTTACCACGCTGATCCGGTTTGATGCGGTGTATTTCAGCCATTTCAAATGCAATCGCCAGCGGATCGGCGATTTCCCGGCGCTTTCTGCCTACCTGCGGGACCTGTACCAGGTGCCGGGTGTTGCGGAGACGGTGGATATCGGGCAGATAAAGCGCCATTACTACGTGAGCCAGCGGACCATCAACCCGACACAGATTGTGCCGGTGGGGCCGGTGTTGGATTTTGCATCGCCTCATGGCAGGGAGGTCTTGGGGTGACTTGCCGGTGACCAGTGTCGGATTACGGCTTCGCCTAATCCGACCTACCCGGGGTCAACGCGAGGCATAAAAACGTAGGTCGGGTTAGGCGAAGCCGTAATCCGATAGACCGCTTGCGAAACAGCGCGCTAGCTAACCCGCGCAACCGCAATATCAGTCAGCAACACCATCGCTTCCTTGTGTGCTGTTTCGGGAAGGCATTTCAGGCAGCTGGCGGCCAACGCGGCCTGCTCCCGGGCTCGAGTCATGGTGTATTCGATTGCACCTGAGCGCTCAACGATCTCGAGGATGCGGGGCAGCTCATCCAGCCCGCCCTTGCGGATGGCCTGACGGATAAGCTGGCGTTCGTCTTCCGTGCCGTGGGCCATGGCGTGAATCAGGGGCAGGGTGGTCTTGCCCTCGGCCAGGTCATCGCCGACATTCTTGCCCATGGCCTCGGCATCGCCCCGGTAATCCAGTATGTCGTCCACCAGCTGGAACGCCAGGCCCAGATGCTTGCCATAGTTCTTCAGTCCCAGCGCCTGCTCCTCATTGGCGTTGGCGAGCAGGGCTCCGGTATGGGAGGCGGCTTCAAACAGCATGGCGGTCTTGTTGTGGATGACCTGCATATACTGGTCTTCGGTCAGGTCCGGGTTTTTCACGTTCATCAGTTGCATGACTTCGCCTTCGGCGATCACCGCCG
This sequence is a window from Marinobacter subterrani. Protein-coding genes within it:
- a CDS encoding glutathione S-transferase family protein; translated protein: MGLLIDGKWHDQWYDTDKTGGKFEREAARFRNWVTADGSPGPDGEGGFKAESGRYHLYVSMACPWAHRTLIFRKLKGLEKHISVSVVHPDMVENGWEFRPDSEQHRDHLHGFRFLHQVYTKAAPEYSGRVTVPTLWDKEKQTIASNESAEIIRMFNSAFDGLEGVRTDLDFYPAALQGEIDEVNARVYDTVNNGVYKAGFATAQDRYEEAYEALFESLDWLEARLAGQRYLVGDQLTEADWRLFTTLIRFDAVYFSHFKCNRQRIGDFPALSAYLRDLYQVPGVAETVDIGQIKRHYYVSQRTINPTQIVPVGPVLDFASPHGREVLG
- the ispB gene encoding octaprenyl diphosphate synthase codes for the protein MTAQRIYDTVADDFSRVNDLIIQRLSSDVPLVEKIAQYIIESGGKRLRPLLVLLSSQAAGYGQNDHLKLAAVIEFLHTATLLHDDVVDTSDMRRGRSTANARWGNAPSVLVGDFLYARAFEMMVELKSLPIMEVLSRATAVIAEGEVMQLMNVKNPDLTEDQYMQVIHNKTAMLFEAASHTGALLANANEEQALGLKNYGKHLGLAFQLVDDILDYRGDAEAMGKNVGDDLAEGKTTLPLIHAMAHGTEDERQLIRQAIRKGGLDELPRILEIVERSGAIEYTMTRAREQAALAASCLKCLPETAHKEAMVLLTDIAVARVS